A single window of Ignavibacteriota bacterium DNA harbors:
- a CDS encoding 4Fe-4S binding protein, producing the protein MAKIDKNLEKPIQKYRLFVQLFFIAIILWIGVEFYLFTTFLESGGTTTYYERPPGVEAFLPISSLMSLYYFIISGEIHQAHPAGLIIFLGILTVSFIFGKSFCSWICPVGFISESLGDFGEKIQKKLFKRRIQMPKFLDYPLRSLKYLILGFFANAIFFSMTAEALKFFLDSPYNVISDVKMYYFFAQISQFSLIVIGILFLLSIIFRNFWCRYLCPYGAFLGFISLFSPNKIRRNTQSCIDCNLCAKACPSFIKVDKVKTVISDECTTCMSCVDVCPVKDTLELKLVYSNKKVSKKIIAAGVVAIYFAIIAIGMISGNWQNNIPKEKYIELYKQKNSIGHIRSSGDVQKLNKDAQEVK; encoded by the coding sequence ATGGCAAAAATAGATAAAAACTTAGAAAAACCTATTCAAAAATATAGATTATTTGTTCAGCTTTTTTTTATTGCTATAATCCTTTGGATTGGAGTAGAATTTTACTTGTTCACAACTTTTCTTGAAAGCGGCGGTACTACAACTTACTATGAGAGACCACCCGGTGTTGAAGCATTTCTTCCTATTAGTTCATTAATGAGTTTATATTATTTTATAATTTCGGGTGAAATTCACCAAGCGCATCCGGCCGGTCTTATAATATTTTTAGGGATCCTTACGGTTTCGTTTATTTTCGGAAAATCATTCTGCAGCTGGATTTGTCCAGTAGGTTTTATTTCAGAATCACTCGGAGATTTTGGAGAAAAAATTCAGAAAAAGTTATTTAAAAGAAGAATTCAAATGCCAAAGTTTTTAGATTATCCGTTGCGAAGCTTAAAATATTTGATATTGGGTTTCTTTGCCAATGCAATATTTTTTTCAATGACCGCGGAAGCTCTAAAGTTTTTTCTTGATTCGCCTTACAATGTAATATCCGACGTGAAAATGTATTATTTCTTTGCTCAAATTTCTCAGTTTTCTTTAATTGTAATTGGAATTCTTTTTTTGCTTTCAATAATATTCAGAAATTTTTGGTGCAGATATTTATGTCCCTATGGAGCGTTTCTAGGATTTATTTCACTTTTCAGTCCAAATAAAATTAGAAGAAATACGCAAAGCTGTATTGACTGCAACTTATGCGCGAAAGCATGTCCTTCTTTTATAAAAGTTGATAAAGTAAAAACTGTAATTTCAGATGAGTGCACAACCTGCATGAGCTGCGTCGATGTTTGTCCCGTTAAAGATACACTTGAACTTAAATTAGTTTATTCAAATAAAAAAGTTTCAAAAAAAATTATTGCCGCGGGAGTTGTTGCAATTTATTTCGCAATAATTGCGATCGGGATGATCTCCGGAAACTGGCAAAATAATATTCCAAAAGAAAAATATATAGAACTATATAAGCAGAAAAATTCTATCGGACACATTCGCAGCAGCGGCGATGTTCAAAAGCTGAATAAAGATGCACAAGAAGTAAAATAA
- a CDS encoding GNAT family N-acetyltransferase — protein sequence MENPFLFGKKIYLRAAQENDAEIISVSENHPEARASLYYAIPTNIEEHIDRIKQRQKDHSTIYFTICKKENNKSIGSTAFFRIDWVGRMAIFYLAIAEKENRNKGFGKETTQLMIDYAFATLNLNRIQLHVSVENLSAISVYENAGFIKEGTLRHAMYFDDHYIDFYVMGILKSDWKKNKNKN from the coding sequence ATGGAAAATCCATTTTTATTCGGTAAAAAAATTTATCTGCGCGCTGCTCAGGAAAACGACGCGGAAATTATTTCAGTTTCGGAAAACCATCCCGAAGCAAGAGCAAGTTTATACTATGCAATACCGACAAACATTGAAGAGCATATTGACAGAATAAAGCAAAGACAAAAAGATCATTCAACAATTTATTTCACAATATGTAAAAAAGAAAATAATAAATCAATTGGATCGACTGCATTTTTCAGAATCGATTGGGTTGGAAGAATGGCAATATTTTATTTAGCAATTGCAGAAAAAGAAAACCGGAATAAAGGTTTTGGAAAAGAAACAACTCAATTAATGATTGATTATGCTTTTGCTACTTTAAATCTTAATAGAATTCAGCTTCATGTAAGCGTTGAAAATTTAAGCGCGATAAGTGTTTATGAAAATGCGGGCTTTATTAAAGAAGGAACTTTAAGGCATGCAATGTATTTTGATGATCACTATATAGATTTTTACGTAATGGGAATATTAAAAAGTGATTGGAAGAAAAACAAAAATAAAAACTAA